The DNA sequence GGTAGTGTGGAGTCTTTATGATGTTTGAGCTTATGTTTTAATTTTACGGAACCAGGGCTTTCCACCGGAGGCATAGCTGGCATTGCTGTAGTAGTAGCAGTAGGATTGCTGTTACTTGTAGGTTATTTCGGATTTTACAGGAAGAAGAAAGCGGAAAAATCAGATTCTCAACAGCAAGTGAAGATCTTTCTACCCATGATATTCTCAAGTTTTTTGTTCTCTTTTTTCCACTTGTGTTTGTCTGTTAACATTAAATTATGCGGTACCTAATGGATATGAATTCACCTGATACATAGTATTATCTTAAAGAATTTAGACAATGAAGATTCTTAATTAACTGATTACCAGAAATAAAGAAGTTCTTAGGCACACGTGGGCTCCATCCCCGTTATGTATCACCAGGTTCCCTTGACCACCATGGTATATTTCTCTATGAGAGAAACAATAGATCACTCTAGTGTCTTCCTTGAAAATGGAACACTTTGAGGAAGTAGGGTCATATCAATCTCAATGTCTCTGCTCTCTAGTAACAAATAAGATGCAGTACACGATTTGGTATTTTCACTACATGGACGAGAGGTCTTGGAGACACTAGATGGCTTTGGTTGTGGAATGTATTCTTTTGCATCTGTTGAGGATTACTAGTGGAGCGGTGCTGTGTTTATAAGATTTCTGAGGATCTTATGTTCTTTATTCTTCAAGTGGATTCCAAATTTAGTGATAACTTAGTACAGTTCCATTGGATTAACATATGGTTAACTTTTAATTTTTGTTGCTAATTTGTGATTAAGTTTTCTATATATAAATTTGATTTACCAACTCTCTTGACTAATCTATTAATTTTACTCAATTCCTCTGTGTGTGTATTTGTTTAAGAGTATTATTGAACTTCTTGCTGATTTCTTTTCATATCCAGTAATTTTCCTATGATGCAGATTTTTCATTGTATTTACATCCTTGTAAGTGCAATTGTCTAGTACTATACAAGTAGCTGTAGTCTAATCTACCTTCTTCTGACTGTAGCTCCAGGTGGAACTTTGCTTAAAGGTGAAGAGAACTCAGTTGGGGCTTCTCCACGCCTGACATGCATAAGTGTAGATAAGTCGGTGGAGTTCTCATTGGAAGAGCTAGCAAAAGATACAAATGACTTCAACATTAGTTATAAGATTGGTCAAGGTGGCTTTGGTGTTGTTTACTACGCTAAACTCAGAGGCGAGGTTTATGAACTTCGGCAGTGATTTATGTATGATAAAAATTAATGATGTACTACATATTTAGACTATTATTATTCATTATTTGTCATAATAAAGTTCTAATAATAGtaattctatatatatatatatatatatcttctgGCATGATCTGCTCCATATGTCTTCCCAAATGATCTACCACATATTTCTACTCTACCTAAATAATCTACTACTTTACTCATCGTAGCTTAAGAATTTTTTTAAACTGGCAACTAATATATTTTTTTAGGTCTTCTCTTGCCATTTAGTAATGTGATATATAAGTTTGCCCTGCTTGTTCCTTGTAAGTATATTTAAAATCTATAGGGTCATGTTTAAGTTTTCCCTGCTTGTTCTTGGAATCTTGTTTTGCTGATAAATACATAACCAGACTTTCTTTTTCAAACTAAGACGCTTTGATCTAGAACTGGTAGAACTGACCTTACGCTTTAATTTAAATAGTCtacaatatatatgtatatcctTGTTTCTAAGATTTTTGAATTATGTACTGACATATTCCTATTACGCAGGGCATTTAAGTTTTATATACCAGGAGGCGGAAAGAGGAATAACAGAAAATAATTTCTTTGGATTCATACGGAGGTTGAGGTATAACTtgtttaattaatattttaattttatt is a window from the Apium graveolens cultivar Ventura chromosome 1, ASM990537v1, whole genome shotgun sequence genome containing:
- the LOC141706515 gene encoding chitin elicitor receptor kinase 1-like, translated to MIKEKRGYSVRSGDTYDTIANTIYSNLTTSAWLQKFNSFDANRIPDVVVLNVTVNCSCGDKKVSKDYGLFVTYPLRPGDSLGSVVSDVKFGAGSGVDGANLLRRYNPGVDFSAGRGIVYVPGKGLSTGGIAGIAVVVAVGLLLLVGYFGFYRKKKAEKSDSQQQYYTSSCSLIYLLLTVAPGGTLLKGEENSVGASPRLTCISVDKSVEFSLEELAKDTNDFNISYKIGQGGFGVVYYAKLRGEVYELRQ